CGCTTGCTTTTCGAAGTGAGACCGCTCGGGTAATTCCGGCTTTAACTGGTTGAAGATTTTCCAGACAAAACTCGAGGGTAACGGGAAGTCGATTTGTGCTGCGACGCCCAGACCATCAGCCAGTTGCAACTTCAGCCAGTGGGCCATGCCCTGGCTCTGAACCAGAATGGCTTCCTGCTCAAACGGTGGTGGCGGCTGGTCGGCCATAAGCTTAACCAAAATGCCGAGTAAGACATCGAGATCGTTCGAATGATAGAGGTGAAACATGCGTTCCCTGACAGCAGATTTTTCTTCTGCAAGGGTAACAAATCAGGCGCTTAACCGACTATTAAAAGCGGCAAAAAATCATGAAATAGCAACCAACCGATCAACCGCTTCAATATTCTGTGCCTCGCCCACTTCCGCCACGGTTAGCTGGCCCTGCCAGATATTCAGACCCTGCAATAAATGCGGATCATCCAGCATCGCCGCTTTGGCACCTTTATTGGCCAGCGCCAGCACAAACGGCAATGTGGCATTGTTTAATGCCTGGGTTGATGTACGCGCCACCGCGCCGGGCATATTGGCAACACAATAGTGTACGACCCCCTCTTCTACAAAGGTCGGGTCACTGTGAGTCGTGGGATGCGCCGTCTCAACGCACCCCCCCTGATCAATGGCCACATCAACAATCACGGCCCCCTGCTTCATCGACTCAAGGTGTATACGGCGCACCAGCTTAGGTGCTGCCGAACCCGGAATTAATACCGCGCCAATCACCAGATCCGCCTGGGGTAAGCATTCATCGAGTGCTGTGCGGGTAGAATTCAGCGTCTGAATACGATTACCGTACTGCTGATCGAGTTCACGCAGGGTTTGCATTGAGGTATCCAACACCGTTACCCGTGCACCCATACCGACAGCAATCGCCACCGCATTACGACCCACAACTCCACCACCAATCACCAGCACATTGCCTGCGGGGACGCCCGGCGCTCCGGATAACAGAACACCACGGCCCCCGGCTTCCATCTCCAGACTGCGTGCGCCCGCCTGAACCGCTATTCGACCAGCGATTTCCGACATCGGCGCTAATAAAGGCAGTCGCCCTGACGCATCGGTTACGGTTTCATAGGCGATGCAGATCGCTCCGGAATGCATTAGCTTCCGGGTCAGCTGTTGATCTGGGGCAAGATGCAGATAGGTAAATAACGTGTGCTGCTTGTTGAGCAACGGTACTTCCTGAGGCTGGGGTTCTTTCACTTTGATGATCAGATGGCCAAACTCAAACACGTCGGTGGCACTGTTCATTACCATTGCGCCGCTGGCCAGATAATCCTCGTCACGAAATCCGATGGCTTTACCGGCATCGTGTTCGACCGCAACTTCATGACCATGATGCACCAGCTCACGCACACTGTTTGGTGTCAGTCCAACACGATATTCGTGATTTTTGACTTCTTTCGGCACACCGATTCGCATACGCACCTCGACGGGTTACTGAGAGGAATGTTTTTATTCAGCGATGTCTTGAGTTTAGTACAAAAAACGGCGACTCTTACACCGAAATGATATAATTCAAAGGACTGGTTATGACCGCTTTTCCGCTCAGTATTACTTCTCTCACTCGCTCACTCGTTTGCTCGTTTACCTGTTTCCTGACACTCGCACTGATAAGTATCAGCAGCAACGCCGCCCCCAGCAAAGAGGCTATTGATGGTATTTACCAGTTAGGTACACCGGAACGGGGCCAGCAGAAGCTGATGATTCAATACGGTGAACTCAATGGTCGTAAAATACTGGCAGCCGCAGCCTGTAAGGGTTGTCCTCCTGCGGTTTACACCTATCAGGAAGAGCCGTCAAAGACCCTGGGAACTGATATTTTTATGGTGATGGGGCTTTATCTGATTCGCTATGATGACGACAGCTTCGTTGTGGTACAGCCGGATAAAGAACTGGGAAGAGCTGTCTGGACCAGCATCGCTCACGCCAACATCTACTCTAAAAACCCGGAAACGGCGCGCAATACAAACCGCGAAAAAATTACCGCGTTTTCTCTGGCATTGTCGGAGAAGATTATGAATCAGGAAGTTGGCGAACTGAGCCATGCTGCTGGTACCTATCACCTGGCTGCGCCCATGAATCATCTCGGGCGTCCGCAGCGAACCTATGAAATCACTTTTAATTCAGAGGGTAAGAAATCGATTGATATCAAACCATGTGAAAAATGTGGTGTCGACCGCTATG
The Saccharospirillaceae bacterium genome window above contains:
- the ald gene encoding alanine dehydrogenase, with amino-acid sequence MRIGVPKEVKNHEYRVGLTPNSVRELVHHGHEVAVEHDAGKAIGFRDEDYLASGAMVMNSATDVFEFGHLIIKVKEPQPQEVPLLNKQHTLFTYLHLAPDQQLTRKLMHSGAICIAYETVTDASGRLPLLAPMSEIAGRIAVQAGARSLEMEAGGRGVLLSGAPGVPAGNVLVIGGGVVGRNAVAIAVGMGARVTVLDTSMQTLRELDQQYGNRIQTLNSTRTALDECLPQADLVIGAVLIPGSAAPKLVRRIHLESMKQGAVIVDVAIDQGGCVETAHPTTHSDPTFVEEGVVHYCVANMPGAVARTSTQALNNATLPFVLALANKGAKAAMLDDPHLLQGLNIWQGQLTVAEVGEAQNIEAVDRLVAIS